The following coding sequences lie in one Cannabis sativa cultivar Pink pepper isolate KNU-18-1 chromosome 5, ASM2916894v1, whole genome shotgun sequence genomic window:
- the LOC115717363 gene encoding putative pectinesterase 63 → MAKDYLATTLLQFIIISVAVVVKADDASPIPASKGELEGWFRQNVKPVAESKGLDPALVAAESGPAKVIKVMGDGSGDFKTLQEAVNSVPNGNTKRVMIVLGGGEYKEKVKIERSKPFITLYGSPKAVPTLTYDGTAAKYGTVDSATLIVESDYFVTANIIIKNSAPKPDGVRKGAQAVAFRASGNKAAFYNVRMLGFQDTLCDDRGFHLFKDCYIEGTVDFIFGSGTSLYLNTELNVLGDHTGSSVITAQAREKPDDTGYSFVHCKIVGTAKDSILGRAWQCSPRVVFAYTDMAAGVVSPLGWYDKGKTECDKTVFFGEYKNTGGGAATDGRVKYFKKLTDDQAKPFLNLGYIQGSKWLLPPPTLQV, encoded by the exons ATGGCAAAGGATTACTTAGCAACTACACTTCTCCAATTCATAATCATTAGTGTCGCCGTGGTTGTTAAGGCCGATGATGCATCGCCAATTCCAGCCTCGAAAGGGGAATTGGAAGGCTGGTTCAGGCAGAATGTGAAGCCTGTAGCCGAGAGCAAGGGCCTAGACCCGGCCCTAGTGGCGGCCGAGTCAGGCCCTGCGAAAGTGATTAAGGTGATGGGAGATGGGAGTGGAGATTTCAAAACATTGCAAGAGGCTGTAAATAGTGTCCCTAATGGGAACACAAAGCGTGTGATGATCGTACTCGGAGGAGGAGAGTACAAAGAGAAAGTTAAGATCGAAAGAAGTAAGCCATTCATCACGTTGTATGGGTCACCTAAAGCAGTTCCCACGCTCACCTACGATGGCACAGCGGCCAAATACGGAACTGTAGATAGTGCCACCTTGATTGTTGAGTCTGATTATTTTGTGACAGCAAACATAATAATCAAG AATTCTGCACCAAAACCAGATGGTGTAAGAAAAGGAGCTCAAGCTGTAGCATTCAGAGCATCAGGGAACAAGGCAGCTTTTTACAACGTACGAATGTTGGGATTCCAAGACACACTTTGCGACGATAGAGGGTTTCATCTTTTCAAGGATTGTTACATTGAAGGCACAGTGGATTTCATTTTTGGAAGTGGGACGTCTCTATATTTAAACACTGAACTCAATGTTTTGGGTGACCATACAGGATCCTCTGTCATAACAGCACAAGCAAGAGAGAAACCTGATGATACTGGTTACTCATTCGTTCATTGTAAAATTGTTGGCACTGCCAAAGACTCCATTTTGGGCAGAGCTTGGCAGTGCAGCCCGAGAGTGGTGTTCGCCTACACTGATATGGCGGCCGGCGTTGTTTCGCCATTGGGATGGTATGATAAAGGCAAAACTGAATGTGATAAGACTGTTTTCTTTGGTGAATATAAGAACACAGGAGGAGGTGCAGCTACAGATGGGAGAGTCAAATATTTCAAGAAACTAACTGATGACCAAGCCAAACCTTTTCTCAATCTTGGTTACATTCAGGGGTCCAAATGGCTCCTTCCTCCCCCAACCCTTCAAGTTTAG